From the Streptomyces sp. Sge12 genome, the window GACGTCCACGACCCCGAGGCCGTAGCTGGAGTAGTACGAGCGCAGTCCCTTGTCGCCGGTCGCCGAGACGGTGACCACGCCCGGCAGCTGCGTCGGCAGGTCGAGGCAGACCTTCGGGTCGATGGTGCGCGGCACCGGGGTGGTGTCGTTCGGGCTGGTCTCGTCGACGAGGGAGTCGGCCGCCAGGTCCTGGTTGGAGTTGCCGGCCGAGGCCACGTGGAGCGTGCCCTTGCGCTCGGCGTACTTGGTGGCCCGCCCGATGGCCTCCACCAGGGCCTTCTGGTCGTCGTCGGACTTGCAGTTGAAGAGCCAGGGGTCGACGTAGTAGCTGTTGTTGGTCACCTCGATCCCCTTCTCGGCGGCGAACATGAAGCCGCAGACGACCGCCTCGGTGTAGAAGAGGCTGGTCCCGGGCTCGCTCACCTTGATCGCGGCGATCTTCACGCCCGGCGCGACGCCGCTGACGCCGATGCCGTTGCGCGCGGCCCCGATGGTGCCGGCGACGTGCGTGCCGTGGTCGCTGCCGTCGGCGTACGGGCGCCAGGCGCCCTCGGTGGTGTCGGCGACGCCGCCCACGCAGTTGGCCGACTGGCTCCTGGAGAAGTTCGGGGCGAGATCGGGGTGGGTGTCGTCGACACCCGTGTCGATGATGCCCACCGTGACGTTCCGGCTGCCATCGTTGATCTTGTGAGCCTTGTCGGCCTTGATCGTCCGCAGGTCCCACTGGTTGGGCTCCAGCGGCTCCTGACCCTCCTGGGCGCTTGCCGCCGCCTTCGCGGCGTCCGCCGGGCTCAGCTGCTGCGTCGTGCCCTCCTCGGTGGTCTGCACCGCCGACATCGGGGCCGTCCGGGTGGCGCCGACCGACACGAAGAGGCCGCGCTGGGCCCGCAGCTGCTTGGCGAAGTCCGGGTTCTGCGAGTGTGCGACGACGACCCCGATCTGCTCATAGGCCGTCACCACCGTTCCACCGGCCCGCTCGATCGCCTTCTTCGCCGCCTTCACGGAGGCGTACGCGTTCAAGTTGGCCACGTACGACAGCTTGGGGCCGGAGGTGTCGGCCTTCGAGGCCGCCGCCGCGTCGGCCGTGTTGCCCAGCGGGGCGGCGGAGGCCGAGACCGCGGGCAGGAAGGCGAGCGAAGCGGTGAGCGCCAGGCCGACCGGTACGGCGAGAGCACGATGGCGCTTCTTGGGCGCACGTGACCCCAGCTGATCCATGGGTTCTCCAGATCATCTTCGAGAAGCCGCCCGCACGCGGTCGCGTCGGGCGGGTGCATGACAAGGGAACCTAGCGTCGCTGTTCGCCTCTGCGCCATCAGTTCGAGAAATCAGTTCCACCGGATCCAGAGGGTGTTGAACCGTCCCGACACGCCGTACGTGCC encodes:
- a CDS encoding S8 family serine peptidase encodes the protein MDQLGSRAPKKRHRALAVPVGLALTASLAFLPAVSASAAPLGNTADAAAASKADTSGPKLSYVANLNAYASVKAAKKAIERAGGTVVTAYEQIGVVVAHSQNPDFAKQLRAQRGLFVSVGATRTAPMSAVQTTEEGTTQQLSPADAAKAAASAQEGQEPLEPNQWDLRTIKADKAHKINDGSRNVTVGIIDTGVDDTHPDLAPNFSRSQSANCVGGVADTTEGAWRPYADGSDHGTHVAGTIGAARNGIGVSGVAPGVKIAAIKVSEPGTSLFYTEAVVCGFMFAAEKGIEVTNNSYYVDPWLFNCKSDDDQKALVEAIGRATKYAERKGTLHVASAGNSNQDLAADSLVDETSPNDTTPVPRTIDPKVCLDLPTQLPGVVTVSATGDKGLRSYYSSYGLGVVDVAAPGGDKWQVPNTPDANGRVLSTVPGGAYGYKQGTSMAAPHVAGVAALLKSAHPSATPSQLQAMLKAQSTKASCPTQIYDAAGTLIDATTCASKWGQTGYYGYGVIDALKAVK